Part of the Lycium ferocissimum isolate CSIRO_LF1 chromosome 6, AGI_CSIRO_Lferr_CH_V1, whole genome shotgun sequence genome, GGACTTCAACCCAGCTGAAACAATGTTGAGGTATTGAGTACCATTACAGTGCATCAAGGTCAAATTGACAAGGGAGACATTGATAATTTCTGTTGTTGACACAAAGGTCACTTTTTCCAGATAAAGCGTTGTAAGATTCGGAAAGCCACGAAAAGATTTTGGTGGTTTGAAGACACAGTTAAAGAGTTTCAATTTTGTCAGGGTTGGacaattaaatatataagaaGGCACTTTGAAAGTACTATCTTTTGACATGTTAAGCTTTAGCTTCTTGACACCATTCCTGGTGACATAAAGCATCCATCGATCAATATCTGGACACTGTACTGCTGATACATCAAGATCAAACTTCAAAACATCTCCAAGATGTTGTAAGAGAATCTTGTCTACTATTGCATTGAAGACACAATCAGATCTTGCTGCTACTTTTTTGCAAAACGGCTTATCCAGCACCAAATTTGGGAGCATAGCCCAAATATATCTCCATTTTGTGGACAAAATACTAGTTCTTGCTGCATCTTCGACAGGCAGGAGCTCAAGGATACGATCTATAACATTTCTTGGCAGATAACTTATTCGATCTTCTTTATCCATTTCAGCAGCAGCCATTTTAATACTAACTGTTAGAAAAAGTTGATAGTCTTAGGCCTAAAAATTATAATCTAAATAGAAGGGGAAAGGGAGAATTTTATACCTCGAATCATGGTGATTCTATAACATTAATTAGAGTCTCAATACAGAGCAAAAGGTATCATTTATAGTGAAGTGGATAGAAGTTAGAACCAAGAGGTCCTTATAAAATATTCAAAGCGTCTCTTCATTTATCCATTGAGAGTCAACCGTGCACAAAAGTAATTAGTTCTTGTATTAAATTAAACTATAGAAGAATCAATAATAATCAAATACACATGTTTCCTGTATATTTAAAGAGTCAACAAGTATGAATATGCAGTTCGTTAAGTGTGACTATATTCCATAGGAAATTGCATCTCTAACCTAAGTTGCGGGGATCCTTCACTTTCAATGCCACACCCGTGTCGGATTCtcaaaatacactacttttggagaatcTAACACGTAGCCGTTGACATTTTTGAAGATTCCGAGCAACATAGTCTCTAACTAATGTTTGCAATcgttttttctctttctctctctctccttatCTTTCACACTTAACTAACCATAAAATTGCCCCTTTACacattgttgacacccaattttgtccctcctttatttctatttatttctgcgggcttctaaatttattgacgaactaaacactttattttcgctattattaattttcactattttactaTCGATGTTACTAGCATTGCTTCATCACAACTTTCAAAATGGTTCGTCGTCATTTGATTTTaggatttgtactcgttaaatcaattttactttattaaatcctttactttctacatactaattattattcatcttcacataatatatattgtactagttgctaaattagaagcccaaacaAATAATTAAGTAGAGGAGGAAAAGGCAAATTCGGATTCCCCACCATCCCACATTTTAATCCATTACCTTTAAACCATTGTCCATTTCAAACAAATTCGGCCAGCCCAACAAACACTTAACCCAGCCCATCTGAAATATTTGACCCGACCCGGTCCGGCCCACTATTCCTATACACCTTACCCtaatctctttctcttttcactCTCTTCAGCCGTCTCCTttcactctctctctcccttCGTCATCATCTTCTCTCCCCTCCATCTTTGGCAAAGCTCACCTCCTCTTTCGACATCCCAGATCCTGTCACCCCCATTTTCATGCAACTCTCACAGACCCATTTTTCGTGCAATACGCCCCACCTCTCTCCTCCTCTCCATTTCAATTAACCCTTCCCCTTCCTTTAGTCAAGGTCAGAAAATGCATGTTCATTTCGGGAAAAAGCTCGGTTTTTCCATTAGAAGGGATAGCAGCACATCGCTTTTTCCCTTGTTTTTCGACCTTTTGCCATTTTTCAATTCTGCTTCGGGCACAGATCTGACCAGGTCCGTCCAAAACTCCTTCAACGTTCAAATTTCAGACAGTTTGACTAAGATTTCAAAACTTTTATCCCGCCCAAAATCGAGGAAAAACCTAGTTATTGGCCTACTATAAAATGGCCTTAAGTTGATAGCCGAAAGGGGCTTTTTTTGGGCTGGAGTTTTGGACCGCCACCTAAACCATCTGAAAAATCCTTAGCGTTTCTTCCTCTATGATTTTGCATCGTTTAAACTTTTCACTCTGCCTTGTTAGACTTTAACCGCGACAGAGATTTCCGAGTTTATTTGTGTGGAGTTCGGGTCTGTCAACACGAGTAAGTAGATCCGAGGCCATCGACCCTCAATTCACTGCACCAACAGAAGGTAAACAACTCTCCTTTAATGGTTTAATTTCAGTTTTTAGTGATTTAGTAAGTGTTTTGTTGTTCACCCGCGTCTGTTGTTTCCACCAGCTCAGTTCGTTTATGTGGATTCTGTTGTTAGATAATCTGGCCTTAGTTGTTAGCTTGATAGGATTCGCGTATATTGTGCGTTTGGCTAGTTTGTAGTTTAATGGTCGATAACACAGTTGCCACTGCTTGCTGTTCTGGTTCACACTTTAGTTAAATGGTGGTATTAGGATTTTTCTTTTGGCGTCATTGTTAGTAGATCCGTGTAGCTGTTGtgatttatttatctattaGCAAAGAATTTGATAAGATGTTAGTTTTCATAATACGTTGATTGAATGACCAGGTTGGCTCAAACGTTATTGTTCATAGTCATATGGGTTTGTTAGGGATCTGTGTTCGATTGCTATCTATTCATGTTTATGTTGCTGCACAACACTGTCATGACGCTTGAAATGTTTCATATAAGTTTAACGATTACACAACGCCTTAACTGCCTGAGATTAAGGTCTATGAGAGATAAATCTAGTTGGATGTGGGATATATATGCGCACTTAGTGATATTATATGATCTCAGTAACCTTTCATCTAGCTATTGTTGTTAGTGAGTCCGCTTAAACTGTACTAATTAAAGTGTGTTCAAACATAAGTCATAAGTCCAATTTCGCATTGTGAGTGTATAACCTGCTTGCATATTTCGTTTAAGCCTACAAAACCCCTGAAATATAGAACGTACCCGGGATGGTCATCGATTGTTGGTTTGAGTCCTCTATTTCTCGTATCTTTGGAGTTTGTTAGGTTTTGGTCAGTTTGGATTATGTGTAATGTTTTATCCGGATATGGTTCTATTTTCTGCACTTGGTATTGGTTTATTATCATGCTTTGGTGATAGGGAGTTCTATTTTGTTGTTCTTTGCAGTGCATTGAATACTCTTGtcagttcttgttatttgttgtaAGAGAGCCTCAATGTATCAGCCTGT contains:
- the LOC132060835 gene encoding F-box/FBD/LRR-repeat protein At1g13570-like isoform X1 — encoded protein: MIRVSIKMAAAEMDKEDRISYLPRNVIDRILELLPVEDAARTSILSTKWRYIWAMLPNLVLDKPFCKKVAARSDCVFNAIVDKILLQHLGDVLKFDLDVSAVQCPDIDRWMLYVTRNGVKKLKLNMSKDSTFKVPSYIFNCPTLTKLKLFNCVFKPPKSFRGFPNLTTLYLEKVTFVSTTEIINVSLVNLTLMHCNGTQYLNIVSAGLKSLYYCESHCNLDLNCFINCKKLTYLYLEVLNYSTPAERLTLEKLLLSLTTLEKLTLCSQELELLSAGAVPKGLPFTLNCLWHLHLGVDLGQIGQTYYALELIKSFPNLSKLEIWVQGRDDIVEADLKYIDAQTCLDRPLNKLKDVTMHYFVGSKAELFFIKLLLARTPSLERMSIEPAGSLEEWNIAIELMRFPRASPKAELWYLTNVD